GGCTTCGGCGGCATCGTCGCCCAGTTCGTGCAGAACCGGGACGCGAACGCGGCGGCCCAGGCCACCCAGGCGCTCGCCACCCAGGCGGGCATCGGCAAGTAAGCCTCGGCCGGGGCGGCGTCCACGTGGCGCCGCCCCGCGCCCATGAGGGCGGGGCGCAACAGTATTGTCATGCTGAGCGTCAGCGAAGCAGCCCGGGGTTTCGGGACCCTTTGCTCCGCTCAGGGTGACAAGCGTTCTGAGCCCCGTCCTGGGGCGCGCCCCCGTCCCAAGGAGTTGTTATGGCCCGCGCCTCCATCCCGACCAAGGCCGCCCCCCGGCGGCGCTCTTTCAATTCGGACCGGCTGTGGAGCCTGGTCGTGCTGCTGCCCTCCGCCGTGCTCCTCGCCATCTTCGTGTACGGCTTCATCCTCCGCTCGGGCTACCTCAGCCTGACCGACTGGGGCAACGACCCCGCGCAGGCCCTGAGCCTCACCCCCGTCATCAAGTTCACCGGCCTGAGCAACTACAGCAACCTCTTCGGCGGCCTGCTCGACTCGCGCTTCCGGCAGGACCTGGTGAGCACGCTGTTCTTCACGGCCTTTTTCATCGTGGCCTGCCTGGGGCTGGGTCTGGGCCTCGCTATGCTGCTCGACCGCAACCCCAAGGGCGAGGGCCTGTGGCGCACCATTTTCCTGTTCCCCATGAGCCTGAGCTTTATCGTGACGGGCACGATCTGGCGCTGGATGCTCCAGCCCGCGGGCGGGGTGAACGCGCTCTTCGGCCTCGACCCGGATCGGCACGCCTGGCTCACGAGCAACGCCTCCATCTGGCGCTTCGACTGGAACAAGCTGCCGCTCATCACGGCGGTGGTGGTGGCCCTCGTGCTGCTCGGCGTGGCCTCCCGGGCCCGGCAGAGCGGCAACCGGACCCAGATGTGGGTGGCGATTGCCTGCGCGGCCCTGCTCGTGCTGTGGGCCTTCACGCTCGGCAACAGCGTGAAGATGACCCCGGTGCCCGAGTATCACGGCTTCAACCTCGCCTTTATCGGCATCATCATCGCGGCGGTGTGGCAGATGTCGGGCTACACGATGGCGCTGTATCTGGCGGGACTGCGCGGCATTCCCGACGAGCTGCGCGAGGCGGCCCGGGTGGACGGGGCGAACGAGTGGGGCATCTACCGCCACGTGATCTTCCCGCTGCTCGCGCCCATCACCCTCTCGGCGATGATCATCCTGGGGCACATCAGCCTCAAGATCTTCGACCTGGTGTACGCGATGACGAGCCTGAACAACCTCAACACCGAGGTGCCCGCGCTGCTGATGTACATCACCGCCTTCCAGGGCAACCAGTTCGCCAAGGGCGCGGCCATCGGCATGGTGCTGCTCATCCTCGTGGCCGCCGTCATCGTGCCGTACCTGGCGAGCCAGTTCCGCAGGAGTGACCGCTCGTGACCACCACTGCCACCACCCCCCGCCCGGAGGTCACGGCGCCGCGCCGCCCCGACCTGAGCCGGATTCTGGTGTACCTCGCGCTACTCGTGGCCGCGCTGTTCTTCCTGGTACCGGTCTACCTGCTGATCGTCACGGCCCTCAAGACCCCGGACGCGATCGGCCTGGACACCACCTGGAGGTTGCCGAGCGTCTGGAACTGGGCCAGCTTCTCGGAGGCCTGGAGCAAAGTTTCGGGCGGCCTGCGCAACTCGATCATCCTGGCGATCAGCGCGACGGCGCTCTCGGCGCTGCTGGGTTCTCTCAACGGTTACGCGCTGAGCAAGTGGAAGTTCCGGGGCGCCGACCTCCTCTTCGCCCTGATGCTCTTCGGCATGTTCATCCCGTACCAGGCGGTGCTGATCCCGCTCTTCCAGTTCATCAAGAGTATCGGCCTGTACGGCAGCATCGGCGGCCTGATCCTGGCGCACGTCGTGTACGGCCTGCCCATCACCACCCTGATCTTCCGCAACTACTACTCGGAGGTGCCCGATGCCCTGGTCGAGGCCGCGCTCATCGATGGAGCGGGCTTCTGGGGCATCTACCGCCGGGTGATTTTCCCGCTCAGCGTGCCGGGCTTCGTGGTCGTCGTGATCTGGCAGTTCACGCAGGTCTGGAACGAGTTCCTGTTCGGCGTGACGCTGGCGAACCCGTCGAGCCAGCCCATCACCGCCGCGCTCGCGCAACTCTCGGGTGGCCAGGCGGTGAGCTGGAACCTGCCGATGGCGGGGGCGATCCTCACGGCCATTCCCACCCTGCTCGTGTACATCGTGCTGGGACGCTACTTTGTGCGCGGCCTGCTCGCGGGGAGCGTGAAGGGGTAGAGCTTCCAGACCCTGGCGGCACGCCTTCCCCCACGGGTGGGCGTGTTGCTCTTTGTGGAGGGATTGAGCGGGGGCATCCACAGGCTGAGGGGCTGTCTCCCACCTCCTTGATTCCGCCCGGTTGGGATGGCTGGAGGAACAGCCCCCAACTTGCCTGGCGGGAGAGTCGCCGAGCGGATGACCGCCTCCCGTCTGACCCACCTTCGCGCC
This genomic interval from Deinococcus aerius contains the following:
- a CDS encoding carbohydrate ABC transporter permease yields the protein MTTTATTPRPEVTAPRRPDLSRILVYLALLVAALFFLVPVYLLIVTALKTPDAIGLDTTWRLPSVWNWASFSEAWSKVSGGLRNSIILAISATALSALLGSLNGYALSKWKFRGADLLFALMLFGMFIPYQAVLIPLFQFIKSIGLYGSIGGLILAHVVYGLPITTLIFRNYYSEVPDALVEAALIDGAGFWGIYRRVIFPLSVPGFVVVVIWQFTQVWNEFLFGVTLANPSSQPITAALAQLSGGQAVSWNLPMAGAILTAIPTLLVYIVLGRYFVRGLLAGSVKG
- a CDS encoding carbohydrate ABC transporter permease — translated: MARASIPTKAAPRRRSFNSDRLWSLVVLLPSAVLLAIFVYGFILRSGYLSLTDWGNDPAQALSLTPVIKFTGLSNYSNLFGGLLDSRFRQDLVSTLFFTAFFIVACLGLGLGLAMLLDRNPKGEGLWRTIFLFPMSLSFIVTGTIWRWMLQPAGGVNALFGLDPDRHAWLTSNASIWRFDWNKLPLITAVVVALVLLGVASRARQSGNRTQMWVAIACAALLVLWAFTLGNSVKMTPVPEYHGFNLAFIGIIIAAVWQMSGYTMALYLAGLRGIPDELREAARVDGANEWGIYRHVIFPLLAPITLSAMIILGHISLKIFDLVYAMTSLNNLNTEVPALLMYITAFQGNQFAKGAAIGMVLLILVAAVIVPYLASQFRRSDRS